Below is a genomic region from Ostrea edulis chromosome 10, xbOstEdul1.1, whole genome shotgun sequence.
cgaatttccagtattttcggcttgagcatcactgaagagacattatttgtcgaaatgcgcatctggtgcatcaaaattggtaccgtaaagtaaaaccgaaatgtttgaaatccgaaataactatgaagttttagagctatatatagccaaaaacagcgtgccaaaaaagtagagccaaattcgtccaaggataagagctatgcatgagggagataatccttaattttgaaatgaatttctaaattttataacagcaagtaaatatacatccgtattttcaagctagtaacgaagtacttagctactgggctgtacagaccctcggggactaacagtccaccagcagaggcctcgacacaggggtcataatgtaaaacttatacggtaccaattttgatgcaccagatgcgcatttcgacaaataatgtctcttcagtgatgctcaaccgaaatgtttgaaatccgaaataactatgaagttttagagctaaatatagccaaaaacagcgtgccaaaaaagtggagccaaattcgtctaaggataagagctatgcatgagggagataatctttaattttgaaatgaatttctaagtTTACAATACGTATTCGTATAAGTTTACAATACATCCCTATCCTTGTATACTGTCATCTGTTTGAGAGGACATCTGCTATGTTTAGTGTTTTAGCATTTGTGCGTTTTATTGGCTAGCATACTTTGTGTCCTGTGTCTTGTCAGCCTGTTTTTAAACTTAATGTAGTTATTATTAGTCAATTTTCTGATTGAAGCGCAGCCAATTAATTGTAATGAAAAGATTATGTAGATTTTCAgtaatttgttaatattttaatACCGATAATGATAAATTCACAcaatggaattttttttccataaagACAAGCTGCGAATTATCAGCATTGTCTTTTCATTTTATGGACAAAATTTGTGTAGATGAATTATATCTTTGTTAATATGTTTTCACGGGTTACTTCTATGATGTAGAGTTACTGTCAGTCATATCACGGAAAATTAACCGAACCGACTACACAGGAGGAAGTGACATTTCTTGCTAATCACGTTCACCAGCTAAGTATGCCAGTAACATTAACCCAAATATTGTTTTCTTGACGTACTGTCATACCACTGGTTTAATCATTGCGCATCCTTGCACATGTAGAGATGTTCTTTTGGATTGGAGTAAGTGACGTCATTGTTGAGAACCAATGGATTTACTCTTCCACACAAACCAACTTAACAGTCAGCAACTGGAAGCACGGACAACCAGACGGACATTCCGGAGAAAACTGTGCATTGATGGACGGACATTCGAATGGACAGTGGAGAGATTGGAACTGCAATTCCTCTCTGAGATTCATTTGTGAAAAGTATATAGAGTAAGAGTCattctttaaagatatatatctcTCTATCCTCCATAAAAAGCAACTTCACTTGAAAGATTCGGACCCCATAGTCAAAATACGGTActtctttcaaaccaagttTCATTGCAATCTAATGTATGCGGATGTGCACTGACGATATGCATTAACTCCATTTTTCTCTGCCGTCCCACTGCAGAGAAAGATGTAGGCATTTGATTGGACGACAATCCGGGGATATGAGGCCATATACCCTGCCAATAATAGATGCATGGGATACAAAATGGCGTCAATAGATCTATAGTATACTTCATCGCTTCGTACAATAAACATTATAAACATTACTCTGTAGTAAGAAATATCCGCTATATGGATTTTTGGCAGAGTATTTGGACTCACAATCCCTCGCTTGGGAGAATATTAACTTTGACAGGGAACGCTCGGGAGAATATAAACTTTGACAAGGAATGCGAGTCCATATACCCTGCCAAAAATCCATGTAACTAATAATGTATGAAGAGTGACAATGGCAAACTTATAAACTTGAAACGTTTTAACTTGTATAGGTATACCTTTGAAATTATTTGATTAAACTATTTCTTTGTATTATGCAAATCCACGCTTTCCAAAGTGACGTTACAATGAACAGGTGTCTTTCAGAAATATATTCTACCATACAATTTAAATAATTACGTGtctctttttcctttttcagaGAAAGCACCCCGCCATCTTCTCAAATAATAGGATGACGTGATAATGTATAATGCTGGTATTAAAGTGTGTTCAGTAACGACTTGATTGAACCTTTTCTTAATTTATCAAGAAAACATGCACGTACTGTTTCATAGTTGATAATTGATCTTAAAGTTAATAGCCTCACAATTAGAATA
It encodes:
- the LOC125666861 gene encoding asialoglycoprotein receptor 2-like, producing the protein MTVQLQILTLVACFCFFENCKGDGCHSGWIAFGEKCYMLSRMPEPWATASSYCQSYHGKLTEPTTQEEVTFLANHVHQLKMFFWIGVSDVIVENQWIYSSTQTNLTVSNWKHGQPDGHSGENCALMDGHSNGQWRDWNCNSSLRFICEKYIEESTPPSSQIIG